One Bacteriovorax sp. Seq25_V DNA window includes the following coding sequences:
- a CDS encoding methyl-accepting chemotaxis protein: MRFFQNLKFKLKTKLYFISIGMVFIFSAIVLFQFQDGIREQRRGKIEGFSLYFENFSSTISQLFYGKYNNIQAFARNGNLKDLKNKEGATFVLNEYVTLFPDMDYIALVGLDGKVIAHSDIDAGGKKLNAKALDGYSFANEEWFKNVKAGKLTENIQKKIFGAYVSDFHFDEVGKKLYGETRVGQYYATAIEDEWGDPLAILVSFVNVRWIENEMTSLYEILGANNMPSAEITMLNKDGFPIAFFGKHGGNSEAKVVHDYENFNLKKKIFDLNNPVINELKNGKTGTQVASDFEHENDQHLFAYGLIENRRFLSEMGWSVIVGMEPADAFAEINSLEKLFYTTLAITFAICCVIAIVVVSALYKQLISVIEGLKASASRTFEFVSQLNDMSGKVNEMSSSQASAIQETASTLDEVSQMVKMSAANAASSVETSSKSEKNANNGKQVVQRVVDAMNGIKGSNEEILETTSEGNKRISDIVRVINEISEKTKVINDIVFQTKLLSFNASVEAARAGEHGKGFAVVAEEVGNLAQMSGKAAEEISSILGESIARVEGIVKDSQSSIEKIMVTSKERIEEGIEIAGECDKALESIVEGVKLVTSMSHEISTASKEQETGVSNISLAMNQLQDTTNENSNIAYQTLKCSEQLDKETEYLKDVISMLENEVVGGVNINAKKVETKKIETSKKAVEREVKKNEKKENNVVSLKKTVEVRAEKPREKEIDLKTAVGGELPDANDPRFEDV; the protein is encoded by the coding sequence ATGAGATTTTTTCAAAATCTAAAATTTAAACTAAAGACCAAGCTTTATTTCATATCTATTGGTATGGTTTTTATTTTTAGTGCCATTGTTTTATTTCAATTTCAAGATGGAATTAGGGAACAGAGACGAGGAAAGATAGAGGGATTTAGTCTTTATTTTGAAAACTTCTCATCAACTATATCTCAATTATTTTATGGGAAGTATAACAACATTCAAGCCTTTGCTCGAAATGGAAATTTAAAAGACCTTAAAAACAAGGAAGGGGCAACATTTGTTTTAAATGAATACGTAACACTCTTTCCTGACATGGACTACATTGCTTTGGTTGGTCTTGACGGGAAAGTTATTGCTCATAGTGATATTGATGCTGGTGGAAAAAAGTTAAATGCAAAGGCGTTAGATGGCTATTCATTTGCAAATGAGGAATGGTTTAAAAATGTTAAAGCTGGAAAGTTGACAGAGAATATTCAAAAGAAAATTTTTGGTGCTTATGTAAGTGATTTCCACTTTGACGAAGTGGGCAAGAAGCTTTATGGAGAAACTAGAGTTGGGCAATATTATGCAACTGCAATTGAAGATGAGTGGGGAGATCCACTTGCTATCCTTGTTTCATTTGTAAATGTGCGCTGGATTGAAAATGAAATGACAAGTCTTTATGAAATCCTTGGCGCTAATAATATGCCGTCTGCGGAAATTACAATGTTAAATAAAGATGGATTTCCTATCGCTTTTTTTGGTAAGCATGGTGGAAACAGTGAAGCTAAAGTTGTTCACGACTATGAAAATTTTAATCTAAAAAAGAAAATTTTTGATCTTAATAATCCTGTTATCAATGAACTTAAAAATGGAAAAACAGGGACACAAGTTGCAAGTGATTTTGAACATGAAAATGATCAGCATCTTTTTGCGTATGGTTTAATTGAGAACAGAAGATTTTTATCAGAGATGGGGTGGAGCGTAATTGTTGGGATGGAACCAGCAGATGCGTTTGCTGAGATAAATTCACTTGAAAAATTATTTTATACAACACTTGCTATAACTTTTGCTATTTGCTGTGTGATTGCCATAGTAGTTGTATCTGCACTTTATAAGCAACTTATAAGTGTTATTGAAGGTTTGAAAGCTTCGGCTTCAAGAACATTTGAGTTTGTAAGCCAATTAAATGATATGTCAGGAAAAGTGAATGAGATGTCTTCATCTCAGGCATCAGCAATTCAGGAAACCGCTTCTACTCTAGATGAAGTTTCGCAAATGGTTAAGATGTCTGCGGCAAATGCAGCAAGTTCTGTCGAAACGTCTTCTAAGTCAGAAAAAAATGCAAATAATGGTAAGCAAGTTGTTCAACGTGTTGTCGATGCGATGAATGGAATTAAAGGATCAAATGAAGAGATTCTTGAAACTACATCTGAAGGTAATAAGAGAATTAGTGATATCGTAAGAGTTATTAATGAAATTTCTGAAAAGACAAAAGTAATCAATGATATCGTTTTTCAAACAAAGCTTCTATCATTCAATGCTTCTGTTGAGGCTGCTCGAGCAGGGGAACACGGGAAAGGGTTTGCAGTCGTTGCTGAAGAAGTTGGTAACCTCGCTCAAATGTCTGGTAAAGCAGCTGAAGAAATATCATCTATCTTAGGTGAGTCAATCGCTAGAGTTGAAGGTATTGTAAAAGATAGCCAATCTTCAATTGAGAAGATTATGGTGACTTCCAAAGAAAGAATTGAAGAAGGGATTGAGATTGCTGGAGAGTGTGACAAGGCCCTAGAGTCAATTGTGGAAGGTGTAAAACTTGTAACTTCGATGTCTCATGAAATTTCAACAGCGTCAAAGGAGCAAGAGACTGGCGTGAGTAATATCTCGCTTGCGATGAATCAGTTACAAGATACAACTAATGAAAACTCAAATATTGCTTATCAGACTTTAAAGTGCTCAGAGCAACTAGATAAAGAAACAGAATACTTGAAAGATGTTATCTCTATGCTTGAAAATGAAGTTGTTGGTGGCGTAAATATTAATGCGAAAAAAGTTGAGACAAAGAAAATAGAGACTTCAAAAAAAGCAGTAGAAAGAGAAGTAAAGAAAAATGAAAAGAAAGAAAATAATGTCGTTAGTCTTAAAAAGACAGTTGAAGTAAGAGCTGAAAAACCTAGAGAAAAAGAAATCGACCTTAAAACTGCTGTGGGCGGAGAATTACCAGATGCAAATGATCCACGCTTTGAAGATGTTTAG